Within the Anguilla anguilla isolate fAngAng1 chromosome 19, fAngAng1.pri, whole genome shotgun sequence genome, the region CTGCTTTTCTGTCCAGGTGCAGGTGGCTGATTTACTCTCCCGTGTCTTTGGGCTGTTGATCACTCACAAGGTAAATATACAGCTGCATTTACATTGAGGcaattagcagatgctcttattcagagtaaCAGTCACAAGTGCGTCCATCCACACAAATGTGGagtgtttataaaaaatttaaaaaagactggCAGCAGGTGGATGATAAGTTAAAGAACAAAAGCACTAATAATCCTTTCTGTTTGCTATTGCCTTTTAGAGGGTGCACTTGCCTAATTTGCAACTGATTAATTATCTTGTCCTTGAAGGCCCTCTTGACATGTTTGTTCTGACTGGCAGGTGAAGCTGGAGAGTAACTTCGCCTCCATTGTGTTCGCCATCATGGTCCTGGAGGGCCTTGGCAGATCCCTGGATCCCAACCTGGACATCCTGAAGATCGCCAAACCCATGCTGCTAAAAAACTGCgcctctctcctgtagctcGACAAACCGACGTTAGAGCTGTGGCTAATTCACTCACTAAGACCACATCATCCCATATCTCATTTACCTCTGTGTTGTCCTTCAGAAAAACATGACTGGAGACGCTGCAAGTGCAAAACGTAGTCCATAGAGGGGTTCCTGATCTTATCCGAGAATGAGCAGTGGGGCCAAAACTTGTAAAACACCCAGATTCAACTAATTAAAGTTGTGATTGGCTAATTTGTTGAAGTAGGTTTTTTATTGCTGGGTTAGAACACAAGCCTACGCCGATTATAGTCCTTATCAGGAAAGATTGGACACCTGTCTTCAGGTATACAcagaagagggagaagggagcTGAATGAAACTGCACTTGACAATCCCTCTTGTTTGAGGAACAATGGAGTTTAACCATTTTTTGCTACCCGTTTGTGTTTTATTAACTCAGGGTGAAATGGCAGTGTTCGTGTCATTGCGTTTACTTTTGACTGCTACACGTAGAACAGTTTCTAATGACAGTTGCTAGTTCTCATCCAGTGCATGGGGACTCGTTGTAGTAGCTAGACtaatgtacagtgcagtactgGTTTGTTTTGGCGCAGCTACTCCTTGAGCAAACATCTTCACTGCACGTGATATTCATGTCTGTTTATTGAAATGTACAGGTTGTCATTGCGTACTCATTTTTCAtgtaacttgttttttttttcctgtccgACCAGACATATATTTTTACACCACAACAACAGTGTCTAAGATTTGTCTTTGAAATACTTCTGTCTGTGCTTATTCCTGCAGTCCTACACTTTTGCACAGGTTTGTCATACCTGTGTATGACacttcaaaattaaaatcagaaCCACAATTTAACAACTGTTGCTGCTGGAAGATTTAGCAGAAATCACAAtgacattcaaacacacaaactaGTGCCGATATCCGCAGGTCTGGTGCACTACGTTCATTTCTCACTGCACAttggggattgtgggtaacggGTCCCCTGTGCCTTACTGCAGGGGGTGAGGCACTGGGAAATGGAGGCAGACCACATGACACGGGTCACACCACGAGAACCATCCTTCCATTTACAGTTTTATTAAGTCTGtcaatgaaaaacacagacGAGAAGAGACGCGATTCGCTCGATGTCAGGAAGAACAGTCGGCATGGCTGAAAGAGTGAGATCAGGAGCATTTGGTGCAAAAAATTCattataattactattattgCAAAAAACATTTGATCAATATTTACCACCATCACACATGTccaaaaacagcagcactgttcatgagggggagggggagggggaggggggagggggggggggggtgtgacgtcaaagtaaaaaataactaataattttaacagttacaaaagaaaaacacagctaACAGACAGAACACAATCACCTCAACGGGGACGAGATTCGGTCACTGTCACAACACcagttttcagattttttttttctcccttttttaaacgaatacatttgtttgaaaaatatttcaccatctatttatattaatttatttattgcgaAAATAGGCAACTGAACAGTGATGAGTGAGGCGTGGAGTGGAAGAGCTGTTGGCACTGAGAGCTGTAATGTGCATGGGATGTAGTACCTTATCTGGCCACCGGGGGTGCAACTGGAGGTTCCGCCAGCTCTGTGCCACCACAGACCCCTGTTTCTGTTCAGCACGGGGGTGGGCATTAATTAACTGGGTGTCCACGGCAACCTTGTGCTGGCGAGGCTCGTACCTCCACCCTGGGAATGACGAGCGTTCTCGGTCCGTACTCCATCTGGCGCATCAGTGTCCCAGCATTATGTACAAAGTTAATCCCTGAACAAATGTACAGACCAGTGCAACCTCCATTTTGAAACCACTTCAGGGGAAGTGAGGTCAAGAATGTGGGGTtcggggagcaggggggaggggtattTTAGGAGAAGCTGCTTGAGAGCTGGAAACTGCACGTTTTAAAAGAGGAACAGAGGTGTAGGGACGTGATAGGGCCTGGGAAGTGGAGGGTCTTAGTGCCGGAGCAGGCACTGAGAGGTCCTCAGTCCCGGCTCCACGGACAGCGTGGGCCTCTTCCTGGTACACGGGGGGAAAGAGCGagcaaaggaaaaacaaaccgATGAAAGGAACAAACCCAACTGCCTGTTCAGTACAACGTCTATCTGCCCAtctgtgtgtccctgcattCACAGTCCTTACAGCAGAAATCTCGCACAGACAAAGCGGTCGGTAAGAAGAGAGACTCTCTGTTCCTTCCCCTGCCCTCTGCGTGAGAGCCAGCTGttctggcgccccctggtgcCCAGGGGTCCCCCCCTCCCATCTGCAGGGGGCCTGGAATGTGGCGTGGAGCTgagagcaggggtgggggctgtaAATGGTTGGGCAGCGCTGCCTGTGTAGGGCTACAgtgcgcaggagagagagggggagggagctgaagagagagagagagagagagagagaaaggggggggggggtgggggtggactCTGCATCTCTTCCTTAAAGCCTCAGCAGAACACAAACTCAATGCAATCACCTCTATGGCGCAACTGACTggatattgttttttaaaaaagtgtagtTAAAAGACATTGTCATGTTAAGACAACAGTGAAAGAGGCTTATGTTCTGGTACTATATCCTGGGGGGAAAAGCTGTTAAAGTAAAGGGGAGGTGGGTCAGTCTTGTGAATTGAACCGGGGCTATTGCACCGCTTTGGCCAGCAGCTCAGTTAAagatacacactcatacatactgGTCCAGTTCCCACTTTTCAAACAGTTCAGGAGAGCTGAGCCTACTGGACACAAACAACGTGCCCTCTCGCAGTGTCCTCTATGCCtggagctccctctactggtgGGAGGTCCACGCACAGAAGTGTCCCTGTGTGTCTTAGGTTGCTGtactcctgctcttcctctacCCTCAGAGAGGAGATGTTTTCATGACAAAATCACTTCTCCTGTTAGTCTCAGGGGTTTAGgtccacccctcccccgctcccgCACACTGCTCCACTCCGCTAGGCTAATGTGCATGCTGCCTTCTACCTCACCCAGGGCTCGTGTCCTCACGTACCCTGGCTTAATGAGTGGGGGTGGAACTGATCtgtcaggggtgggggtgggacggGGAGCAGAGTGGGAAGACAGGAACTGATTGGGTAAGAGCTTCCCTCCTGCTAAGACTCGCGGAGTGGTGGGTGGAGGTGTCGGGCGCCTGGTTTTTCGGCGTGTGACAGAAGGGCTCCTCACGGGCAGCTTCTGCGTGTAAATCTGCCCAAGGGTGTGCATGGGGGTGAGTTCAAAGGGGCAAATCACACCCccttacccccaccccaccttcccctcccccttcctccttccctttccctctctccagtCTGTGTGACGTGTAGCAGTTCTGGAGGCTACCACAGGGGGGCAGCGCTATGAGCTGAGCCAGAGATGGTTGAGGCACTCCCCAGCAGAGGCCCTCTTCTCTGGCACCATCTCCAGCATGGGCAGGAGGAAGTTGGTGAAGTGCCCCGCCTCCTCGGGCGGCCAGCCGTACTTCTCCACCAGCACGTCAAACAGTGACCAGGGCTTCAGCTTGGTGATGTGCCTCagctcacctgcagggggcagtacGGAGAACACAGCTCAGACATGGAGACCACCAGCTGGAATGGGCGGCGACAAGAAGACAGTAATGAGGGTGTAACAAGCAATAGGCCTCATAAGTCATGTTGTCATTTCCTTCAGGTTTGATAGCATTTCCAAGATTTCCAAATCAAAAAATAGACAGCCTATGGGAGAAATGAACAGCTAACACAGTGATATCAGGGACACAGCTAACACAGTGATATCAGGCATATTCCCCCAACATAACTACACATCAGTGAAATGTGAAACATACAGTAACAGTGTAGCACTGTactgtgagagggtgtgtaggGAGGAGTCAGGGTGGCTCCTGCCCGTCGTGCGTGgcactcccctccctctcctgcggGGGGCGCTGGCAGTTACCTTTCTTGGTGAAGAACTCGCGGCTGTACTTCCCCGCGACGGCCAGCTTTCGCGGCACCTTCCCCAGCAGCTCCATGATCAGAGCGATGTGATCTGAGCGCCGCGCGGCCATGACAACGGCGTGACATCACACAACAGAACACGGGACACCCACGTCAGTacgcccatgcacacacacacgctgcggGACCGACGGACACACTGCCGCCCGcggacactgacagacagactgacacgCTCCCTCTGGTCTAAGACCACTGCAGCTCAGGGTGTGGAGGTCTGTGTGCTTAATGACGCTTCATCTACAGAGGGAACAGCATCACCCTCAAGCAGGTGATCAGGTGATCTAAGCTCCCATCCAAATATATTGACTAAGGAAGTTCTCCAAGTTCTCCACGTCCAACGCAACTGATGAGTCACTCCAATGTTGTTCAAAGTCCAGTACACATTACACAAGAGTAACACACTGATACTCTCCAAAATAAGGTGTTAGTTGattaattcagaaatattttaccCTGGTTTGTATTTGTGTCAGATTTAGGCTTTGCATGCGaagcctgtctgcctgcctgcctgcctgtctgtctgtctgtctgtctgagtgtccGTCTGGGCAGCTGTCCCTCAGCCCCGGCAGCACACTCCCAGCACTACCTCTGCGGTTGAAGAATTCCCGGGAATATTTTCCGGAGAGTGCAAATTGCCTCGGGATACACCCCAGCAGCTCAATGATGTGGGCTATGTGGTCTacagcggagagagggagggagcagaggaggagcagaggaggaggaggaggaggaaggagcagggaaggaaggaaagaaagacagCGCAGTGTTAGTCACCCCACAGAAGTGGAGGGGAGGTAGAGCaggaaggaaaggaggagaggaaaccCTGTCCacagtctgattggctgacaggcGCGTCCTCTGTCACAAGTAAGCATGTGCACCCCTCTCCACACCGTTTAGGGTTaacatgctaacgtgctaacgtgcacATAAACGTCTGCGCACCATCTTACCACATACCCTCTATCTGCAGCTCCACAATTCAAACGGCAACTTAAACAGCCAACTGCAGCTTAATTAATACTCATTATCATCAagatcaatgttttattttcccttcaTCACAAATGATATGCACTTTATTAAGGCTTTGGTGTGCAAGCAGTGCACACGTTTGTGCATGAAGTCCATTCTTCATAGCAGGTTATGGATATTTATAGATGAGGGAAAACATAAGCAGATGTAGAGGTGCAGATGGAAGAAATGTGTGTAGGAGGATAAAGAGGTACAGCTCTGTAAAATGTCAAGTGTAAAATAGTATACAGTCCTGGAGCTAAGGTTAGAAAGAATTTGAGGGCAGGGTGAGAGTATTGGTGGCTGGGTTAGAGCATATTTGGGGCTGGGTTACAGCACTGGGGGCTGGGCTAGAGCGTACTGATCCATTAAAAGCTTGTTTATAATGTCTGCAATTCAGAGGCAAGACATGCTGCATCAGCAGACAGTATCAATATACACTCTAGTCTTTTTAACAGACTGGGAGAAAGACCATACTGTCATTTTACATGTGAGTCTAAaaacctgtgtgcgtgtgcatatgaatgtatgtgtcTGCTTATAagttgagtgtgtatgtgaatgtgtgtgtgtgtgtgtgtgtgtaagtgtgtgtgtaagtgtgtgtgtgtgtgcgtgtaagtgtgtatctgcatgtgttAGTATAGACTGTCCCCCCGGGTCACGGCAGGATACAAACTGACCTTCATCCCGTGAGTAGTCCTCCCCAGAGTGGGGCTCAAACAGGTAGTCCCCGGTGGCCAGCTCAAAGGCCTGGAGGGAGAGCACAGGGCAGCAGTCACAGCTGACACTCTGTCACACGTGTGCATGAAGGAGCCGTGTGTGTGACCCGACGGGTCCCACTTCCGTTCCTCATTACTGAGCCACAGGTGTCTGCCTCTTACAGCATCCTCAGTAACCACGGTTACTCACCATGCAGGCAGTGCTCCAGATGTCAGCAGGGGTGCTGTAGCCGGCCCCGATCAGGACCTCGATGGCGCGGTACTGCCGCGTCTGGATGTCCTCCGTGAAGTGCTTGTGCTGAGAGAGGAAAGATGGGCTGAGCACACTAACACATGCGCACAACCGCACACGTACACTCACTCAAACCACGCCCATTCataggccccgcctcccccacagGCCCTGCCTCCCCCCACAGGCCACACCTCCCCCCACAGGACCCGCCTCTCACCACCCAGCAGGCGTTGCCCAGGTCAGCGATCTTCACCCTCAGGGTGTGGGCGTTACGCGGGTCCAGAGGGTTCACCAGCAGGTCTGCTGCTCGGGCCTTTGCTGCTGCTGGGCAAGAGAAGCGCTCTGCTCAATCACAACAAGCCAGgggacacgtgtgtgtgtgtgtgcgtgtgtgcgtgtgtgtgcgcgcgcgtgtgtgtgtgtgtgtgtgtgtgtgtgtgcgtgtgtgtgtgtgtgtgtgtgtgtgcgtgtgtgtgcgtgtgtgtgtgtgtgtgtgtgcgcgtgtgtgtgtgcgtgcgcgtgcgtgtgtgtgtgtgtatgtgtgtgtgtgtgtgcgtgtgtgtgtgtgcgtgtgtgtgcgtgtgtgtgcgtgtgtgcgtgtgtgtgtgtgtgtgcgtgtgcgtgtgtgtgtgtgtgtgcgtgtgtgtgcgtgtgtgtgcgtgtgtgtgcgtgtgtgtgtgtgtgtgtgtgcgcgtgtgtgtgtgcgtgcgcgtgcgtgtgtgtgtgtgtatgtgtgtgtgtgtgcgtgtgtgtgtgtgtgcgtgtgtgcgtgtgtgtgcgtgtgtgtgcgtgtgtgtgtgtgtgtgtgtgtgcgtgtgtgtgtgcgtgtgtgcgtgtgtgtgcgtgtgtgtgcgtgtgtgtgtgtgtgtgtgtgtgcgtgtgtgtgtgcgcgcgcgcgtgtgtgtgtgtgtgtgtgtgcgtgcgcacgcgtgtgtgtgtgtgtgcgcgcgcgtgtgtgtgtgtgtgtgtgaccctcACCTTTGGGCGTGTCCCCggtgctggaggaggacacGGTGCGGCTGCGGTCGGCGGGGGGGCTGTGCAGGGGGGGCGCTGTGACGCTGTCGGGGGGGGCTCTGGACGTGGGGTCCAGGGGCAGCTCTGGGAAGCGTGGCGAGGTGCCTCGGTGTCGCCCCCCGTTGGCCAGGGCGGGCGTCTCCCCGTTGAAGAGCTCGTAAGAGGAGCTGACAGACCCGTCCCGGTCGGTGGCGCTGATCTCGgactccaccagggggcagagtGGAGCCGCGCTGACGCCGCGCTGCTGGAACCCGGGCACCACGTGCCCGTTGGCTTTGGACGTGACCGTCAGTGCAGGACTGGCACGGCTCACTGGGTCTCCTCCAGCATCCTCagcatcctcctcctcctcttcatcatcctcatcgtcatcatcttcttcctcctcctcctcctcctcttcttcttcttcttcttcttcttctcctttacTGTCGTTTCCCTTCACTTTCTCCAACTTTTCTTCTTTCACTACTTCCTTCTTTGTATTCTCTTTTTCCACCTCCTTTTCAGGGGCTGCAGACTCTTGTTTTGCCGTTGTctcttcttcctcatcttcatcctcctcctcctcctcctcctcttcctcctcatccttcttctcttctccctcctctgcagctgctgctgagcTCTCTTTCTCAGAGTGCGGGTTCCCCTCCTGTGAATCCTCACACTGCAACTGCTGCTCCGGGGCTGcacctgggagagagagagagagagagagagggagagagggagaaagagtgtcagagagaggagggagtgaTAGTGTGAGGAAGAGAGACGATATCCACTATGCGAAAATGAAATGGACACATTTGACTGGACTGACTCACAGGTGTGATTGGTCAGCCTGgtaggcctctctctctctcctttttctccctcctcctcctcgtcctcctcttcctcctcgtcctcctcgtcctcctcctcctcgctgtcgGGCGGGGCGAggcccggggcgggcggggccgtcggggcggggcggggctgcgggcCCTCGCTGGCCCGCTGCTTCTCCGCCTCGCGCTCCAGCGCCTCGATCTCCAGCATGCGCCTCTCCAGAAGCTCCGCCTGCcgcttctgcttcttcttcagcttcttcttcttgttcttggaGATCTTCCCCACCTGGGGGACCCGGAGGGCGAAGGACAGCACGTCAGGAACGCGCGTAAGGGCACCGGCACGCTTTAGTGCAGCTCTTACTATCTTTCTTTCATCAAGGTCATAAACCGGACTGGGTTCAATTCCATGAATgcgattcaaattcaaaatgcaattaaatttcAATTCCATTGCTTAAAGTTTCCTATCGTTCCAAATCATGATCAATTTCACAACACTTCAGGAAATGTCGACTGGAATCAGCCCATGAGGTACAATTTTAAACGAAACTGATCCGCACCCTACCCTGTTAGAAAGTGTGAAATCACTTTGCCAATTAATTAATCCACCCAGCAGCTGAATCAAGACTTTCACATACTGTCCATCTgggaatgtttttgtgttggtgCATCTTTTAATCTGAcatgtctcagtctctctctcactcccctgtcttattctctctgtcctctcagacacacacacacacacacacacacacacacacacactatctcccAGAAGTAGTCCTGTCATTGCGCCCAGCTGATACTCACCGGTTTGAGCTGGGGGGCGGTGCTGACTgtagaagggagagagaggaaggagttACATAAGAGCACTGTGGCACCACCACAGCCTTTTATGGGCCACAGGAAGTGCGTCATAACCGccattctcacacacagcagaacaaCCACACACTCTTGACTTTCTGACACCGtttcattcattaacagcacTGCTAAGACAAGTCCTCTTTGTCTATTTTTGGTAGCATTTAGCATTTGCTATCAATGGGAAGAACGGGAGAAatgactcattttcatttaaagctCAGACATCTGCATCGCTGCCCTTCGGCCCGGAGCCCTGAGGGAGCACCTCTGATGTTTGACTGTACTAATGCACATTCGCTTCCTCAATGTGAGGCAGGACTACTTTTCGGCTCTCAAATGAATTACTTTTACTGGGTTACCGTGACCTTCTCAAAGAGCTCTTAGTAACAGGCTGTGGATCACTTTTAGAAGTTGAAAGGAGATTTTATGTGACAATCAAAGCTAAAACAACTTTGTTACTGCGCCCCAGATACATACTAATGAATCCTTTTTTGGGGACTCACGTATAAAGTCAGCCTACATCTTCCTGAAAGCCgaactttttttcttctagaAATAAGCATAATTCCCATAAGCGATCTGGCTTAATCCACTCCTCCCACAGGAAGTGGACATAATAGGAAgtgactgtgagagagggacacgtgtgaggaggaggagggggggggtcacgctGGGGTCACCTGCGGAgccggagggagggggggccccggccttctgccactcagtggccTCCACGGCCATCCGGCGCACGAAGGCGTCGTCCACGCACATGAGGATGTTCTCCGGCTTGATGTCCGTGTGGATGATCTTGCACTTGCTGTGGAGGTAGTCCAGGCCCTGCAGCACCTGGGCACGGGCAGAACCAGGGCAAACAGAGCTCAGCAGAGCTCGGCGAGACACTACGTTTCCCACGCTGCACCGGGGGCTTAACGCGGCTagcctttctttctctttgctGTTAACAGGTTGTGACTGAAGTTGAGAACCAAACCTATTCATCTTCAGCAGGGCTTTCAAGTGGGAGTGTGACTCAGGCCTGTTTGTGCAGCGAAGGGATGAA harbors:
- the LOC118219140 gene encoding SRSF protein kinase 2-like isoform X6; its protein translation is MSVNSEKSSSSERPETQQKVPSAPPPPPPPPPPPEAVAPPEPEEEILGSDDEEQEDPADYCKGGYHPVKIGDLFNGRYHVIRKLGWGHFSTVWLCWDIQGKRFVAMKVVKSAQHYTETALDEIKLLRCVRESDPSDPNKDMVVQLIDDFKISGVNGIHVCMVFEVLGHHLLKWIIKSNYQGLPLPCVKSIIHQVLQGLDYLHSKCKIIHTDIKPENILMCVDDAFVRRMAVEATEWQKAGAPPPSGSAVSTAPQLKPVPQVGKISKNKKKKLKKKQKRQAELLERRMLEIEALEREAEKQRASEGPQPRPAPTAPPAPGLAPPDSEEEEDEEDEEEEEDEEEEGEKGERERPTRLTNHTCAAPEQQLQCEDSQEGNPHSEKESSAAAAEEGEEKKDEEEEEEEEEEDEDEEEETTAKQESAAPEKEVEKENTKKEVVKEEKLEKVKGNDSKGEEEEEEEEEEEEEEEEDDDDEDDEEEEEDAEDAGGDPVSRASPALTVTSKANGHVVPGFQQRGVSAAPLCPLVESEISATDRDGSVSSSYELFNGETPALANGGRHRGTSPRFPELPLDPTSRAPPDSVTAPPLHSPPADRSRTVSSSSTGDTPKAAAKARAADLLVNPLDPRNAHTLRVKIADLGNACWVHKHFTEDIQTRQYRAIEVLIGAGYSTPADIWSTACMAFELATGDYLFEPHSGEDYSRDEDHIAHIIELLGCIPRQFALSGKYSREFFNRRGELRHITKLKPWSLFDVLVEKYGWPPEEAGHFTNFLLPMLEMVPEKRASAGECLNHLWLSS
- the LOC118219140 gene encoding SRSF protein kinase 2-like isoform X7, with amino-acid sequence MSVNSEKSSSSERPETQQKVPSAPPPPPPPPPPPEAVAPPEPEEEILGSDDEEQEDPADYCKGGYHPVKIGDLFNGRYHVIRKLGWGHFSTVWLCWDIQGKRFVAMKVVKSAQHYTETALDEIKLLRCVRESDPSDPNKDMVVQLIDDFKISGVNGIHVCMVFEVLGHHLLKWIIKSNYQGLPLPCVKSIIHQVLQGLDYLHSKCKIIHTDIKPENILMCVDDAFVRRMAVEATEWQKAGAPPPSGSAVSTAPQLKPVGKISKNKKKKLKKKQKRQAELLERRMLEIEALEREAEKQRASEGPQPRPAPTAPPAPGLAPPDSEEEEDEEDEEEEEDEEEEGEKGERERPTRLTNHTCAAPEQQLQCEDSQEGNPHSEKESSAAAAEEGEEKKDEEEEEEEEEEDEDEEEETTAKQESAAPEKEVEKENTKKEVVKEEKLEKVKGNDSKGEEEEEEEEEEEEEEEEDDDDEDDEEEEEDAEDAGGDPVSRASPALTVTSKANGHVVPGFQQRGVSAAPLCPLVESEISATDRDGSVSSSYELFNGETPALANGGRHRGTSPRFPELPLDPTSRAPPDSVTAPPLHSPPADRSRTVSSSSTGDTPKAAAKARAADLLVNPLDPRNAHTLRVKIADLGNACWVHKHFTEDIQTRQYRAIEVLIGAGYSTPADIWSTACMAFELATGDYLFEPHSGEDYSRDEDHIAHIIELLGCIPRQFALSGKYSREFFNRRGELRHITKLKPWSLFDVLVEKYGWPPEEAGHFTNFLLPMLEMVPEKRASAGECLNHLWLSS
- the LOC118219140 gene encoding SRSF protein kinase 2-like isoform X2; this encodes MSSRKVMAIQARKRRPKGKKDKAAHHKRPETQQKVPSAPPPPPPPPPPPEAVAPPEPEEEILGSDDEEQEDPADYCKGGYHPVKIGDLFNGRYHVIRKLGWGHFSTVWLCWDIQGKRFVAMKVVKSAQHYTETALDEIKLLRCVRESDPSDPNKDMVVQLIDDFKISGVNGIHVCMVFEVLGHHLLKWIIKSNYQGLPLPCVKSIIHQVLQGLDYLHSKCKIIHTDIKPENILMCVDDAFVRRMAVEATEWQKAGAPPPSGSAVSTAPQLKPVPQVGKISKNKKKKLKKKQKRQAELLERRMLEIEALEREAEKQRASEGPQPRPAPTAPPAPGLAPPDSEEEEDEEDEEEEEDEEEEGEKGERERPTRLTNHTCAAPEQQLQCEDSQEGNPHSEKESSAAAAEEGEEKKDEEEEEEEEEEDEDEEEETTAKQESAAPEKEVEKENTKKEVVKEEKLEKVKGNDSKGEEEEEEEEEEEEEEEEDDDDEDDEEEEEDAEDAGGDPVSRASPALTVTSKANGHVVPGFQQRGVSAAPLCPLVESEISATDRDGSVSSSYELFNGETPALANGGRHRGTSPRFPELPLDPTSRAPPDSVTAPPLHSPPADRSRTVSSSSTGDTPKAAAKARAADLLVNPLDPRNAHTLRVKIADLGNACWVHKHFTEDIQTRQYRAIEVLIGAGYSTPADIWSTACMAFELATGDYLFEPHSGEDYSRDEDHIALIMELLGKVPRKLAVAGKYSREFFTKKGELRHITKLKPWSLFDVLVEKYGWPPEEAGHFTNFLLPMLEMVPEKRASAGECLNHLWLSS